The Zingiber officinale cultivar Zhangliang unplaced genomic scaffold, Zo_v1.1 ctg222, whole genome shotgun sequence genome includes a window with the following:
- the LOC122036876 gene encoding CRS2-associated factor 2, chloroplastic-like, translating into MRLYATAGPNLFSSPPPNPRINDPLPANSPPPLPLPAKLRNKPPPSPSRPPRFPPPPAKKDALKATHHRSRYYKPVSEGVLTGDEIGRSVVVGPSGISYHLPGAPFEFQFSYSETPKVKPLAIREPAFLPFAPPTMNRPWTGKAPLLSKKEKERKKNIRLFEPLGHPDKESEGESGEDEKGKVMEMAGTPAKLGWYPKDGRSREEILGIPLKKWEIHALIKPILSHNRQVNIGRDGLTHNMLELIHSHWRRQQVCKVRCRGVPTVDMNNICLHLEEKTRGKIIHRIGGVLYLFRGRNYDFRTRPKYPIMLWKPATPIYPKLIQEAPEGLTKLEADLLREKGKKLLPICKLARNGIYIKLVKDVRDAFEGSELVKVNCQGMEASDYKRLGAKLKELVPCVLLSFEEEQILMWRGREWKSRYQGPLRLNTKIQKIEDGESSNLNESGQSSASTSDTAPGIEIISPKMFSLWKRAVESNQALLLDDIDLTPDSLLEKIEHFEGLSQAISHSYDALILPTSKDPEGSKYSSEGRFRLEASDVSYDEFGGENKNGEDHYDYDKSDYDSDDAYGHDEIEHSVPFGSLPVDSIAKRLGED; encoded by the exons ATGCGGCTCTACGCCACCGCCGGCCCCAATCTCTTCTCATCGCCGCCTCCCAACCCCCGCATCAACGACCCCCTTCCGGCCAACTCCCCACCCCCTCTTCCTCTCCCCGCCAAATTAAGGAACAAACCACCACCTTCACCATCGAGACCACCACGTTTTCCGCCGCCTCCTGCGAAGAAAGACGCACTCAAAGCCACCCACCACCGATCCCGGTACTACAAGCCCGTATCCGAGGGGGTCCTCACCGGCGATGAAATCGGCCGCTCCGTCGTTGTCGGCCCCTCCGGCATCTCCTACCACCTCCCTGGCGCCCCCTTCGAATTCCAGTTCAGCTACTCCGAGACTCCTAAGGTCAAGCCCCTCGCGATCCGCGAGCCCGCCTTCCTCCCCTTCGCCCCGCCCACCATGAACCGGCCCTGGACCGGAAAGGCGCCGCTTTTGtccaagaaggagaaggagaggaagaaaaatatccGACTTTTTGAACCTTTGGGCCATCCAGACAAGGAGAGCGAAGGAGAGAGTGGGGAGGATGAGAAGGGTAAGGTGATGGAGATGGCGGGTACGCCTGCCAAATTGGGCTGGTATCCTAAGGATGGCCGGAGCCGGGAGGAGATACTGGGAATCCCGTTGAAGAAGTGGGAGATTCATGCTCTTATCAAGCCAATATTGTCTCACAACCGTCAAGTGAACATTG GCAGGGATGGTTTAACACACAACAtgttagaattgattcattctcATTGGAGGCGCCAGCAAGTATGTAAAGTTCGATGTAGAGGCGTTCCCACTGTCGATATGAACAACATCTGCCTTCACCTTGAG GAAAAGACCAGAGGGAAGATCATACATCGAATTGGAGGTGTTCTGTATTTATTTCGTGGCAGAAACTATGATTTCCGTACACGCCCAAAGTACCCTATAATGCTGTGGAAACCAGCAACTCCAATTTATCCAAAACTTATTCAAGAGGCTCCAGAAGGACTAACGAAACTAGAAGCAGATCTGTTGAGAGAGAAAGGGAAAAAACTACTGCCAATTTGCAAGTTGG CCAGAAATGGAATATACATAAAACTTGTCAAGGATGTGAGGGATGCTTTTGAAGGAAGTGAGTTGGTTAAAGTTAATTGCCAAGGGATGGAGGCAAGCGATTACAAGAGATTAGGTGCTAAGCTGAAG GAATTGGTTCCGTGTGTTTTGTTGTCATTTGAGGAAGAGCAAATATTGATGTGGAGAGGTAGAGAATGGAAATCAAGATATCAAGGTCCTTTGCGTTTAAATACAAAAATTCAGAAAATTGAGGACGGCGAGTCATCAAATCTGAATGAATCAG GACAATCAAGTGCTTCCACTTCAGATACTGCTCCTGGCATTGAGATTATAAGCCCAAAGATGTTTTCTTTGTGGAAACGTGCAGTTGAATCAAACCAAGCATTGTTGCTAGATGACATTGACCTCACTCCAGATTCTCTTCTCGAGAAAATTGAGCATTTTGAAGGCTTGTCGCAGGCAATTAGCCATTCTTATGACGCCTTGATTCTTCCTACCAGTAAAGATCCTGAGGGGTCCAAATATTCTTCGGAAGGAAGGTTTAGATTGGAGGCCAGTGATGTTAGCTATGATGAATTTGGGGGAGAGAACAAAAATGGAGAAGACCATTATGACTACGACAAGAGCGATTATGATAGTGATGATGCTTATGGCCACGATGAGATCGAACATAGTGTTCCTTTCGGATCATTACCTGTTGATTCAATAGCAAAGAGGCTTGGTGAGGATTGA